One Nicotiana tabacum cultivar K326 chromosome 23, ASM71507v2, whole genome shotgun sequence genomic window, tgatactggggagctatatGCTCCAGAgtgggagtggtgggagtctgggctccttctCCGGCCTGAGAGActactggtgccatgggaaatgcgccagtcttggccacactcttcataaggcccaccaaatggaccaaCGCGTCCTGACGTactagggtggcaatgaacccctccggaacctaaGCTGGTCCAGCAGGAACTGTCTAGGCTGGAACCttctcgtcaagctctatctgaggctccactgctggggctgttgctcgggctctaggctgagaCCTGTCCCTACCTCGGCCtatggcacggcctcggcctcgacctctgctccgtgtaggagctgtcactggaggctctggctgctgctcaactgaggaagtggtacatgttctcgccatctatgagagaataacagtagaagagttcaatcagtatttgagaaagaaaaatcgcacgacagagaagaatgaAAGTGAAACTtcttcctaaacttcatagcctctggaagataatcACAGAAATCTCTATAcggatcctccagactctactaagcttgctcgtgaatcgtgagacctaggaaacctagtgctctgataccaacttatcacgacccaaaatttcccactgACGGGACCATGAttgtgcctaacatttcacttgctaggcaagccaacgttagaaaattattaaaccaattccttattaactaacatgaaatataataagtgcggaatatcataaaactgtataaattactaccacccggatctggagtcacaattcatgagcattctagaatttactacaagtaatagtctgaaagaaatacaactgtctgaatgaaagaaacagtagaacagaaaatatagacggggacttcaaggttagtgaacgctgacagatctaccttgagtctccggacagcggaccaatagcaaaatctcgatcaacccgagccggtatcaaaatctgcatagaaagtgcagagtgcagtatgagtacaactgaccccatgtaatggtaaatgtcgagcctaatatcgacgaagtagtgacgaggctaagacaaggcacctacaaatcaacctgtaaaATTTAACAAcgtatatacaaataacataaatgaagaactaagcaggaaatgtcgggaggggaacatgccgaggggaatacaagataaagaactacaatagcatgatcaccggagcagtcaatataccatgaatcaacaggaatagtgaatacagtaaggaaaactgcacggcatcataTCACactttgtgcattaactctcatatcatggcacgttatcacccttcgtgcttttacactccaaatatggcacggcatcacccttcgtacttttatactcacaatatggcacggtatcacccttcgttcattaacactcacaatatggcacggcattacccttcgtgcattaactctcataacatggaacggcatcacccttcgtgcattaacactctcccttaccataatgcaatgcataaataacaacatggagatagaataacaagtacaaaccttacttcaacctttggttccacaatataaatctcaacttttaaataaatactcgatTACCCACAGAAAATCCTTAAACATGATAATgatgatcaatttaacaacactagtataaacatgtagcaattaggtataggaagagacaatataagaaaacggaagaaacatgaaaaaaataggtaaattggcggcgcataagtactcgtcacctcacatatacaccgcTCACATTAATTTCACTTAGcgaataatctaaggttcctaattccctctagtcagggttagacacaacacttacttcgctccgaaggccacttaattctcaatcacagcttttcctttggaattcacctccaaaccactcgtatctattcaaaaatgactcaataatatcaaatattactaaagaaatcaattatattgcataaattaactTTCCCAAACTTTCCtgcaaaaagtcaaaaaatcgaccccgggcccacttggtcaaaacccgaggttcggaccaaaatccatttacccattcaacCCCGAGCCTGAATAGTTAATTAGTTTTgtaatccgacctcaaattgaggtctaaattcccaaatttcggaaatccctagttttctaccctaacccctattctaccatgaaaactctagattttaggttgataattcaagaaatgtaatgggtaattaaaagaaaatggtttagaatcaatttccaacactttggggaagaaaatgactcttgaaaatcgcctctacccatttggttcttgaaaaatgttgaagaaatgacttaaacccgtgcttgattctgttttatgcactgggcgacagtgtgcatcgcattcgcgaggccactgtcgcgttcgcgaagggtactggcttccacgccttcgcgtttgcgagaccctgctcgcgttcgtgatggttactccccctggccttcgcgttattgagacattgctcgcgttcgcgatgaagaaaaggctgactcccccagtgcctaacactacacgttcgcgatgggcttgtcacgttcgtgaagggtaatgcccacatcgcttcgcgttcgcgtctaattcttcgcaaatgcgaagaaggatatgccagacactagaatctgcagaaaaccagattttctaaagTCTAAAACATCtcatggcctatccgaaactcacccgagccctcagagctccaaaccaaacatgcacagaagtctaaaaacatcatacgaacatgctcgcACGATTAAATTGCCAAAAtaaacacctagaactacgaatttagcaccagatcaaatgaaattctcaaaaacactttaaaattcttatcttctcaactggacgtttgaatcatgtcaaatcaactccgtttctcactaaatttcacagacaagtcttaaatatcataatgaacctgtaccgggctccggaaccaaaatacgaacccggtaCTAAAAATTCCAAAcaccaatcaattcttaaaaataaataattttcaaattttaattttttttcaaaaattcataactcaagctagggacctccgaattcgattctgggcatacgtccAGGTCCCATAGTTTGATATGGACCCACAGAAACCGTCAAAATATAGATCCGAGCCCGTTTACCGAAAATATTGACCGacgtcaactaaaattaacttttaaggcataaattcttattttcaacataaaagctttccagaagcatgcccggactgtgcacgcaaatcgaggagggtataaatgagatttttaaagcttaagagcgcaaattcgagttctaaaatataagatgaccttttgggtcatcacagaatgTGTACTGCATTTTGTATTCATAATTATTCAAATGTATTCAGATTGTATTATATGTATAATGCATTTTGTATTGATATGTATTCAGCGGATTGTAATTATGTATTCAGATATAATGCACCTGTGTGTATTCATATTTATTCAAAATATAAATGCAGTATGTATTCAGCAGTTTACTAAATTATATTTAGCAGTATGTATTTACGCAATAATCCAATACACCAACTAATCAATATGTATTATTTCAAAATGTCATCGGAATCTATGACACATCGTTGTTGCAGTAATATAAGTCAGAATATGAACTAAGTCCTATGTGGAGCATTTCTACAAGTACGCTTATTATGTCCTCCCTGCCCACATATGCTACACgaatgttgatttttcttctgcaACAATTCACTGAACAGCTTATCGCGCTTCTTCTTTGGCCTTCCAGGAGGTCTTTTCCATTTGGGTGGTAAGACAACTTCCTCTGATATATGTGCTGGTATATTCCATTCATTTTGGTCAGGCAGCGGATACACGAGCACCTCGTATGTCATTACAACAGACTTTGGTTTGTAATAGTCCGAGCAATAATCTTCTGGCATTAGAAACTTTCTCTTCAAGACATCCCAAGCATGTGGGCTTGGTAATTCGTCAACTTGGAACTGCCCACAACTGCACTTTCTCTCTAAGAGGCAAACTGTGTAATGCCTTCCTTCATCCTTCACCGTATGCAAGTATTCAGTCGATGGTACAACCTACATTTAAACATAGACCTATAAGTTTTGAACATTTTTAAGAAAAGtcatatatatatcaaagaatagACGTATTAAATAcaatatagatatatataattaaaaaacaaTTTAAATATACAACGGTAGACTTTTATTTATCTTTCAGAATTATCATCTATATTGAATTCAAACAAATATGTATGTataaaatacaatgaaatacaaacATATATGTAGATATAAAATACAAAGACATATAGTGATATACaatgaaatatattgaataccGTGGAATACAGTCTATATttaggtgtgatgacccaaaatattatctttaaatttaataagaaattctgtattctaagaccttgaaaagaaCCATTTATCAATCCTCGACTTgagtgcgcagtccgtacaattttccggaaagtttttatgtgaaaaatgtattaaaatgggaaatagagctttaaaatttaagtgagttgactttggtcaacatttttagcaaacggacctggatcagtgttttgacagttccggtagctccgtatcgtgatttgggacttggacatatgctcggaatttaatttggaggtccctagctcaagttatgatcaTTTAatggaactagcaatttaaacgCTAAATATttaaagtttgaccacggggttgactttttgatatcggagccaaaattcgattctaaaaatttgaacagctctgttatgtcatttatgacttgtgtgccaaatttgaagtcattccgaattcatttaatatattttggcacgagatttgcaaatttaaaggtttaaaactcatcttgaaaagaagtggatttcatactctacttcttgctcaccttcgttgTGAACTTCACATGTGATgcgttgacattcatagcttctttgttttcagacttgggtacaaacttgctccatttcctaacttcttgcttgtcgttccctttgcgaggctcatagataggcagCCTTTCGtttccagcggaggccatgctTAACTCCATGTCATAGGCACGAgcgcaagttcttcaaatgtgctaggcttgataccttgcaagatgtagcgcgGTCCCCAATGCATGCTTTGGATGCACATATCTATTCTAAAAGCTTCactaggcctcatttgtttgcacttaatagaggtctgaatcttaatcattcagatcttagacgttaagtgtgtttgtttttaaaGCCCggatcttaattattcagatcttaatcattaagtgtgtttgttgtttttacttcacaaccacttaatgggtctgaataggtctgtatgattaagatctacaATAAAGACTTAATTttattaagatgctatcatccatATTTATTATTAACTACCgccaccgcctaccattatcaactaccattatgccgccaccaccaccaccatcatcatcaatcatagCCGCCATCATTATCGACTATCACCACCCACCATCTCCACCACTGccaccaccatcattctcaaccaCAATCAACACTCATTCACCTCAACTACCATAACTAACTACCctatcaccatcaacaacaacaGCCGACACTGCCCATTATTATAACCTACCACCACCCACCAacaccttcctcaatcacaactaccatcgccacccgccattattaactatcaccaccaaCCAACACCATCCTCAATTAtaatcaccactagctactaccttgaaccaccaccatcaaccagAACTACCAGCAATCACCGCCTCTAGTCGGCATTCACCCATTAGCCATCACTAccaacaactatcatatttttaaaaagtatatattttattgatagaatattagattaattagcattttatttgaattttatgtttattaattttcaaataaagataaatcttatacattcagatgttaaaaatcaaacagtcttaatcatttagtatttataacttaatacacatcttaatattcagcTGTGTATTTAGATTCAGATGTCTTAAATCTTAATACgcatcttgatattcagatgtgtattcataTTCAGAcatcttaatcttaaaaaaaacaaatgaggcctaagcctctctttgcagttgaggcttgcattcctccaacgattgatacaGTCGAAAACTGGTTCACCCTTTCGTTGatgagtatttgtaagttctatcatacaCATATAGTGTCTCGTACTATAAAAATGAatgaggaactcttgctctagttgatcccatcAATAAATAAATCTAGCCTCGAGGTTTGTGTACTAGTCAAAAGTATTTCCTTTTAATgagcggacaaactgcttgacGAGGTTATCTCCATGGGTCCCAGCATTATTGCATGTCTCAACGAAGtgcgccacatgttgctttggatttCCCAGCacgcatcttcaacatatcgatccttgATATGTACGACTTTGCGTAGGCAAAGGAGGACTTGGaagcaacttcatatttgttttttatagtcccttcaatgaactcctttagttgattgattggaatcatcccttccaAAGAGACTGGAATTTCCTTAGTGGATGCAACTTGTCGTGGGGGAGGATCAATCTCTTGAACTTCTGGGAGTTTGCCAGGTGCATGAGTGGATtattcttccatcaagattctcaccctgtctgttagcttgtcaattctagcatcttgattttgcataCACTTGGTTAAGATAgtgattgcttccgtcaagttggCCAACTGCTCTTCCACaaatgaagtgtttgtcaccatggcttgcatgattgatGTAGATGATGGGGAGTAGCATGGATTGTCCAACAGATAGATTCATATTTTACATATTATGCAGGCTGTTGGCTTACATCAGTTCTACCAGTTGGGACAGCAAATGCTATAGCATACCGGCAAGGGAGCGGCagctttgcacgtgtttggccgGCGGGTTACTGAAATGGCTACCGAGACATTGAGATGTGCCCGAGATGATGAGAAATTAGGATACGAGGCTGCTTATGTGCTGCTAGAGGAGTACAATCATAGGCCACCAGTGGAGCCTGAACGTGGTAGACGTTGCAAGCGTGGCCAGAGAGGAAGCGGTGTCCCATGATGTCGTGGTGGTCGGCGAGAACggggtccccagcaagggggcgttgaggaaCCTATGGAGGATATTAGAGGTGATCAGCCGGGTGAAGACCCTAAGCCACACGATGCTCCTCATGATATGCCGTCATTCAGCCTTCAGCTATCCTCAAGGAATGCACAGGTGACCCCGTCAGCTGCATTGTTGATCGAGGGCACGACCATTATGCGATAAGAGTGGGATCAGTATTTTCCTAATCCACCAGAGCCATCGACGGTTGCTGATGATCGTCCGACACGAGAGATGCATAGTGGGCgacgactgagttatggctcatcatcgaggGATGCTGAGGATAGTTAACAGGCGCAggtttgtttgtattactattatttctatttgtttttatctcattgattagtcaACAATATCTAAAGCGTATTGTTTTTTTAAAGACATCATCATCGCCCATCACGAAGGCCACTTTGTGCGATATTGACATGCCAGAGGCGAATGATTTTATTCAGGAGCCCGCCGAGACCACGATATGACCATTAAAATATTTTTGGCTAATACGTACGTTAGTAATTTATATTTcttatactaaaatatcttattattttgtaGGTTAGTGCTGGCCCAACGTCCGCTTCTACCGAGTCTGCCAGCCTTACCGACGATCATGTTGCAGCGCATCCTCCGATaagaggcgacgtgatgaggatgatcctgatagcataGCCGGGAGAGATGGGATGCGCCTCAGTCCAGCCAATGCTTTAAAGCATACAGGTTGTGGGACACATTGACATTTATTATTTTCTGTACAATGACATATATCATTATCTGTAAATATGACATTAAATATATAATAGCAACATTATTTATGTTTTACATAATTTGcgcatgtgtttttatttctcgggttatttattagtttaataTTTGAACAAAAAAATGATAGATTAACATAAACGTAACTTCGGTACAATTAAAGATAATACATTACAcgtacaacataaaaataaaatactacactcaacacatccatgtgtttgtttagtcactatcgcccattattctgtgcttcaaccacttaaatttctcttccaacttatttttttcttcttctgcctcTTTTAATTTCTCCTTCACTGCCGCTAGTTGTTCTGGTAGTTTAAAGATCTGGAGTTCGTACTCACCGATCAGATTCCAAATGTTTagcaaacatgatttgtagtattcctggttaatgggttcatcataccattcttcaAATCCACATTGATTTTTGTCCTACCAATGGGGATTATAGAAAACCACTATTAATTAAcatgttatataaaaaatattaacaaatattttttccaaaaataataacttaTAAGTTGTTGACAGTTCCAGCGTCTGCGCCCTAGATTGCAATTTGACCAACATGGCTTCAAAATCACACGTTTGCCACAGTAACACCTTGGTACGTCATTGCATCCAAATATTTCGtaatgcaagaaaaatgaaaaattaatggAAAGTTGTTCTATACGTTTCGTTAAGCGCaattaataactaaaatgcgcGAGGTTTTTATAGGCAGCTAAGAGTGATTTTAGGTTTTTATAGGTAGCTAAGAGGTTTTTATATTTCGCGTGATAttgattctttagggtacaagaCAACGTTTCCTGAATGACAACCTTTTCAAGTCGACAAGAAAAtacacataacgcatattggtggCACGCTATGTTTcacgtgataatgattctttagggtgcaagacagctttttcaggtcgacaactTTTTCAGGttgacaagacaatacacataatgCATATTGGTGGCGCGCTATGTTACGCATGACATTGATTATTTAGAGTACAAGACAGCTTTTCCAGGTCGATAGCTTTTCCAGGTACACATAACACATATTGGTGGCACGCTATGTTACGCGTGATACTGGTTCCTTAGGGTACAAGACAACTTTTTTAGGTAGGCAGCTTTTTCAAGTggacatgacaatacacataacgcatattggtgaCGCTATGTTACgtgtgataatgattctttagaGTACAAGACAACATTTCCAGGTCGAcaactttttcaggtcgacatgacaataTACATAACGTATATTGGTGGCACGCTATGTTACGCATGATACTTATTCTTTAGGGTACAAGACATCTTCTTAAGCTGACACAAGAGACCTGTATTCAAAGACTATTTGAAGAAACATTACAACATGTATTTCAAAAATGCCACTAACATTTAATAAGTGGTTCAAGAAGAGGCAAAAGGGTGAAGGTAGTTTAATAGATCCACATGGAACACATCATAATACAATCAATCCTTACCTTGAAAAATATATGCTAGGTTGCTATACTGATTTGGTTTATGACAAGTGGTATGGTGTTCCGCGTCCCTTGGAAAATAAGCCTATCAATATACACACTGATCTCAAATTTCCAGGGCACAATATTGAGGGCGAAGCGCATTCTACAAAGCCTGAAGGTATGCAAATTTGGGGCGAAAAACTACAATAGGCCCCCATTTACTCAAAACGATGTGATTATGAAGTACTATGTCACTGGCATGGGCTTGTTGTACCACAAGCAATGTCTTCAACCttccaaacaaacacacacaaagatgAATCGAAAGTGATTTgacatttgatgaaggagattaTAGAGATAGAAAAGGCACTAGCTATTCATCATACAATGGATGATCTTAACTACCTGGAAGTAACGAAGGATCGGTACTGGATTTATTAGAGACAATTATTATCCTGTTTTTCCAACAATTGTCGAGTGAGAGGGACTACCTAGGTTTCTACCACAGACATTGGACGTAGGAGTCCCATATTATTGTAGAAATTAAGCAAGTGATCTTATTGATGATAACAATGAAATACGAGAAATGTGTGTCAACTGGGGCCTAGATTACGATGCCCTTGGTCCTGAAGGGTGCGTATAAGatgttgacgaagaagatgaagacaatgacaatgaAATAGTACCAAACAGCGACTATAATAGCGAATGACAATTGTTTTTTATTTCTTGGGGTGTATGTTAAATTGTTGTATTAAATCTTTAATGCTAAATATCAATTAGATTTAACCCcattggaaacataattttatttcataaattttgCAAACTGAACATTTACATACATTTAGTACAACACAATTGCTGCAATAAAACACTACGTGTATCCTTGATAATTGGGCACATTGGATGAACTGCCACCTATAGCTTAATTACCACTGCTACCCAAACCATCTAAAGGACATTTACGGCGGTCGTGTCCTATTTGGgaacatatgccacatttacgcgtaTAAACGGTATCATCAATATCCATTTGGTTCCACATACGCGTTCTTTTTTGCATTTGCTGTTTACACACATAagccttgttacacaccattttaaatggttccagTGACCAATAATGCTCaacacccactggctgcaacagtccactataggtgtttaagtatgcaacaacactatattctttatcaacgtaccTCATTTTCgcgaaacctgtatgttgaaagcacttcatggcatgtgagcatGGCAAGTGATAGATGGACCATTTTCCACTGGAGCATAATCTTCTGGCTTCATTGAAAATGTGTGTATTATTCCCCCGGTTGTGATGCAGACCAGTGTAAACTTCAAAAATATTCCGCTCATTGCAATattgcaaaaatgaatgccactATGCTCGcttcctgtatttctcaaatcattTCATTTGttgtggcataaattcaacacccctttccataaATGATGATGCACCTCTAGATCTTTCAACAAATATCTCCGCCATCTACTTGAATGATATctgcaccatggcagtgacaggcaatccacgtgcagacttcaataacccattGAAAGACTCGGACACATTTGTAGTAAGAATTAACCATCTTCTACCACCATCCTCATGCAAAGTTCACTTGTCAAgatcatgtcgcatcaaccaacgataggcttCTAGGTCTTCCTGCCTGATCAATTCCATTCGCCTACCGAATTTACGctcttggtgatctgttgcagcgatccacattaaatcatgcaagtccTTGTTCGGATAAGCCCTCTGGAAGTTGGCCTTCAAATGTctaacacagtaacggtggtaggcatacaatttctgccaTGCACACAAATTCTGTATAGAATTTAAAATACCGCCATGTCGATCatatattagacaaatacctgaatgttgtctgacaacgtgctccttcaagtggttcaaaaataatgtCCACGTCTCTTGAATTTCATCGGAACAAATAGAAAATGCTAGGGGAAATATACTGTCATTAGCATCTGCTGCAACAACAAtcaataacttaatatcatactttccataaaCATGAGTGCCATCTATAGATATTACCGGCCGACAATGCATAAAACCATCAATGgttggtttaaatgcccagaacacatatctgaatatgtgtactggtattcccggactccgctcaagcttccattcaacaacagtcccagggttaaagtgttgcaatgcggCCATGTTCTTGGGTGAAGAGGAAAAGGACTTATCCTActtaccataaacaatttcaatcacacgtttacgcccgagaaatgcctttttGTTTGGTAATGTTACACCCATATACCTGGTGGACATATattatacactctttgatcttgtaccttatggacgcttcaatgtatggaatcaagacaagagaaatcaagtcaatattcaagttaaaatgatttccactgaatgtgtccatttcacaattgtgggtgccaatgtatttactCACAATTCACATATTCGTTTTCAACTTTCTCGCACGCAATATCCaattacaaccttgaaaccatCTATGACAAATAACATTGTTTACTTTcggagatgactcatgaaccacgatctcacgacactcttttatgctATACATTTGCACCACCCTGCTTAGGCATGCTTTATCagcaaaaagcatgccctttgacagCACCATTACtttagattcatcccacattgttATTTGAATTTCGacaagatcccttgtgagggcatccacatctggCATACTTGGAAAATGATCAAGGTAAgaaatctcccttgaatgaaatggCACATGGGAcccgtacactcttggtctaatggGAGGTgtagcatgctccctcgtcaaaccAGGTTCATCGTTCTCGTCCTTATTAttatcaccctcatcagggaagtgtgtcatctccagactcatcagtattgttgtcataatcactattatcttcctgactctgcgcatcttccagatcccgattaaatatatcgtcttcgagcaattgagtaaggacaggaccttcaagttgctcgttttcactgcacaaccaataaaataatgagttttcaaattcatccaaactttaaatataaactttatcacttcacttaaaaatcataatgtgttgatatcccatgatgcacattGTCCTGTTGATGATAACTCCCGGATGGggcaccatgatccaacacaccaaaactaggcatattTCAAATGTCTGTTGGTTCATAACttataaaattcatatctggctgGTACCCCATGTGGaatatgtgagtgttaatacaaattcaatacataaaaataaacatcataacacaaaggaaaattgaagtttaccactcggcttgtggattatgtaaacttggGAAGAAATTATGTCCTTGCTCCTCATTCACCTGtagagataagtttagatcaggccaaactcATTCACccggaacctgttcggctaaaactgctccaaaataaccgcCCGATAATTGAGGGATATCCCTACTTTGTGGAActtcattattgcgaacgtcttcagccttgacgtacatttctaatatttttatcacaagaagttcTCGGTGTTCGTCCGGAATCATAAAAAATGTGTCAGAAGTTCATCATCTTcaatgttaaactcagcataataAGCAACCTCTTGCGGAGTAACATAATACgtatatcttccggttactttaatattcactgaacgtttgctcacactcatttttttacataacaacaataccaacctatcatactctattgtaagtggcaacttaacatgacactatggagaacaactatagcgtactgagttattctccaccacAACTTCACCCcctcccccaatataatgaaaccctaattttttactcttcggacattatgacaaaatgcaaaataacttaatgaaaaaaatatttcggACGACTTAAAGGATACTGAATAGAGTTTTACCAAATTCTGAAACTCCTTATATAAGAAACAAATCAGTCCGGGGGGTACAATTATTTGATGTATAGCGCACGCATAATAGGAGCTATACCCATATGAATTATTGGTGGGTCAGTTAAGTGCAAATGAATTATTGGTGGGCcacattttatatatagcgcggttattcaccgAGCTATACCTTAACCGACAAACGTGCCATTAAGGTATAGTGCGGTGAATAACTGCACTATATATAAAATGGTACCC contains:
- the LOC107819459 gene encoding uncharacterized protein LOC107819459, whose protein sequence is MNVNASHVKFTTKVVPSTEYLHTVKDEGRHYTVCLLERKCSCGQFQVDELPSPHAWDVLKRKFLMPEDYCSDYYKPKSVVMTYEVLVYPLPDQNEWNIPAHISEEVVLPPKWKRPPGRPKKKRDKLFSELLQKKNQHSCSICGQGGHNKRTCRNAPHRT